In Silene latifolia isolate original U9 population chromosome X, ASM4854445v1, whole genome shotgun sequence, the following proteins share a genomic window:
- the LOC141618891 gene encoding uncharacterized protein LOC141618891 codes for MHNNGVGLFGLLETKLKPSGLLNKNSSLCDGWSVSTNCSWHKGGRIWVLWNPLWFEVTFLAYGAQFIHMMVVSRTDHKKFLLTMVYAFNGINERQELWNFLKKESGCCSLPWLWTGDFNAVLSPVERLGGNTTEAEMQQFQDCVSICGMEDLSATGALFTWSNKQDAGSRVYSRLDRIMGNQDWMDNFGEYLAHFHPEGLFDHCPCTLVDRQTDFGGKKSFKYFNMWGSAEEFKECVSGVWKNTYGGTKMFKVIKKLKDLKPVLKLLNKTCFSDVENSTVIASALLEEIQKKLMEQPGDLELIQNEYNLSQEVRALIEARDSFLAQKAKIQWSIAGDINTAYFHHAIKKRTMLNKVMQIETKDGVTIPKDKSPGPDGYTSQFFKDAWDIIGDEIGGAIMNFFESGKLLSQINSTVITLIPKVDRPTNVTHFRPISCCNVIYKTISKLLCNRLALVLPDIISRNQGAFVKGRSILENILICQDLVRYYSRKTVSSRSMFKLDLQKAYDTIEWGFVEQMLGALHFPEKFKGLIMSCITSTSFTLNLNGIQFGYFHGKRGLRQGDPMSPLIFTICMEYLTRILDYATHQWYFRYHPLCAGIKLNHLLFADDLMLFCKGDVRSMMLLLRAISTFSASSGLRVNASKSEVIFNGVSDAVRADIVQISGFKEGQLPLRYLGIPIQPGRLTRQDCNILLDRITAKIKGIGARKLSYAGRLTLINSVLNTLHNYWASIFLIPKCIITRIEAICRNYLWDGGAEYQRAPLVAWHTVCCTKKEGGLGIKEARVWNIATVGKLVNWIYTKADRLWVLWIDHVYMKGGDWHSYTPPTDVNWNWRNICKVKSRLAAGFQNGVWIHDPKGYSVVLVLVLLAGTHPPVQWYEDVWDSWCVPKHAFIGWLIKREALNTRLKLKHIGVCITDSCVLCEGGPESHDHLFQDCPYSVRVIACIEDWLQLKLLSPGLQYTLQQRRIGRVALLACWYHLWQERNRCRLELNLHTPECVGVAIKKLVTVRLRGCNIIPACIEINTTNATTFSTPTVASETGENTIHNLGLRYTPGGSKEWNRMVENGFKPALGLMFVKLEEAIEFYNLYAVACGFIPRKYTQTRFRDGLIDKKSMVRNGHGFKEDRKNSNRC; via the exons ATGCATAATAATGGTGTAGGCTTGTTTGGGCTTTTAGAGACTAAATTAAAACCTAGTGGTCTTCTTAATAAGAATTCTTCTTTATGTGATGGGTGGAGTGTTTCTACGAATTGTAGTTGGCATAAAGGAGGTAGAATATGGGTCCTTTGGAATCCTCTTTGGTTTGAAGTTACTTTCTTAGCTTATGGTGCTCAGTTTATTCATATGATGGTAGTATcaagaactgatcataagaagtTTTTGTTAACAATGGTTTATGCTTTTAATGGGATCAATGAGAGACAAGAGCTTTGGAATTTCTTAAAGAAGGAGTCTGGGTGTTGCTCTTTGCCTTGGTTATGGACTGGGGACTTTAATGCTGTCCTTTCTCCTGTTGAACGTCTGGGAGGAAATACTACTGAGGCTGAGATGCAGCAGTTCCAAGATTGTGTTTCTATTTGTGGGATGGAGGATCTCTCTGCAACTGGAGCTCTATTCACTTGGTCTAATAAACAGGATGCAGGGAGTAGAGTTTATAGTAGGCTTGATAGAATCATGGGCAATCAGGATTGGATGGATAATTTTGGTGAGTATTTGGCTCACTTCCACCCTGAAGGTCTTTTTGACCACTGCCCTTGTACTTTGGTTGATAGGCAGACTGATTTTGGTGGTAAGAAAAGTTTTAAATACTTCAACATGTGGGGGTCTGCTGAGGAGTTTAAGGAGTGTGTTTCTGGTGTTTGGAAGAATACTTATGGGGGCACTAAAATGTTTAAGGTGATTAAGAAACTCAAAGATTTAAAACCTGTTCTGAAGTTGTTGAACAAGACTTGTTTTTCTGATGTGGAGAATAGTACTGTTATTGCTAGTGCTCTGTTGGAAGAGATTCAGAAGAAGCTTATGGAGCAACCAGGGGATTTGGAGCTTATTCAAAATGAGTATAACCTGTCTCAGGAAGTGAGGGCTTTGATTGAGGCTAGGGATAGCTTCCTGGCTCAAAAAGCTAAGATTCAATGGTCCATTGCAGGGGACATTAATACTGCTTATTTCCACCATGCTATTAAGAAGAGAACTATGCTTAATAAAGTTATGCAAATTGAGACAAAAGATGGAGTTAC TATTCCTAAGGACAAATCTCCTGGTCCTGATGGTTATACTAGCCAGTTCTTCAAGGATGCGTGGGATATTATTGGAGATGAGATTGGGGGTGCTATTATGAATTTTTTTGAATCTGGCAAACTTCTCAGCCAGATTAATTCCACTGTGATTACCCTTATACCTAAGGTGGATAGACCTACTAATGTTACTCATTTCAGGCCTATTTCATGCTGCAATGTTATTTACAAGACAATTTCTAAGCTTCTTTGTAATAGGTTGGCTTTGGTGTTGCCTGACATTATTAGTAGGAATCAGGGGGCTTTTGTCAAGGGTCGTAGTATTCTTGAGAACATTCTCATTTGTCAGGATTTGGTGAGATATTATTCAAGGAAAACTGTGTCTTCAAGAAGTATGTTTAAATTGGACTTGCAGAAAGCCTATGATACTATTGAGTGGGGGTTTGTTGAGCAAATGTTAGGTGCTTTGCACTTCCCTGAGAAGTTTAAGGGTTTGATTATGAGTTGTATCACCTCTACTTCTTTCACTTTGAATTTGAATGGTATACAATTTGGCTATTTTCATGGGAAAAGGGGATTGAGGCAGGGTGACCCTATGTCCCCTCTTATCTTCACAATTTGTATGGAGTATTTGACTAGGATACTGGACTATGCTACTCATCAGTGGTATTTTAGATACCATCCTCTGTGTGCTGGGATTAAACTGAATCACTTGCTATTTGCAGATGATTTAATGTTGTTCTGTAAGGGTGATGTGAGGTCCATGATGTTGTTGCTGAGGGCTATCTCTACTTTTTCAGCTAGCTCAGGTCTGAGAGTGAATGCTAGTAAGTCTGAGGTTATCTTTAATGGAGTTTCTGATGCTGTTAGAGCTGACATTGTTCAAATTTCTGGGTTTAAAGAGGGTCAGCTTCCTCTTAGATATCTGGGAATTCCTATTCAACCTGGTAGGCTTACTAGGCAGGATTGTAATATTCTCTTGGATAGGATCACTGCAAAAATCAAAGGGATTGGAGCTAGGAAGCTCAGTTATGCAGGAAGACTTACTTTAATTAATTCTGTTCTTAATACCTTGCACAATTATTGGGCGTCCATTTTCCTGATTCCTAAATGCATTATCACTAGAATTGAGGCAATTTGCAGAAATTACTTATGGGATGGTGGAGCTGAGTATCAAAGAGCACCTCTGGTAGCATGGCATACAGTGTGTTGCACTAAAAAAGAAGGAGGTTTAGGGATAAAAGAAGCAAGGGTGTGGAATATAGCAACAGTTGGTAAGTTGGTTAACTGGATTTATACTAAGGCAGATCGGTTGTGGGTTTTATGGATTGaccatgtgtatatgaaaggTGGGGATTGGCATTCTTATACTCCTCCAACTGATgttaattggaattggaggaatatTTGCAAGGTGAAGAGTAGGTTGGCTGCAGGGTTTCAGAATGGTGTTTGGATACATGATCCCAAAGGCTATTCCGTCGTTCTGGTTCTCGTCTTGTTGGCAGGTACACACCCCCCTGTGCAATGGTATGAGGATGTTTGGGACAGCTGGTGTGTCCCTAAGCATGCCTTTATAGGTTGGCTTATTAAGAGAGAAGCTCTTAATACTCGTTTGAAGCTTAAGCATATTGGAGTTTGTATTACTGATAGCTGTGTTCTTTGTGAAGGTGGCCCTGAATCTCATGATCACTTATTTCAGGACTGTCCTTACAGTGTTAGGGTGATAGCGTGTATTGAAGACTGGTTGCAATTGAAGTTACTGTCTCCTGGTTTACAATATACTCTGCAGCAAAGGAGAATTGGGAGAGTAGCCTTACTGGCCTGCTGGTACCATCTTTGGCAGGAACGAAATAGGTGTAGGTTGGAGTTGAATTTGCATACTCCTGAATGTGTTGGGGTAGCTATAAAGAAGCTGGTGACAGTCAGACTGAGAGGATGCAATATAATCCCAGCTT GCATTGAAATTAATACTACCAATGCAACAACTTTTTCTACACCTACGGTTGCGTCTGAAACAGGAGAAAATACTATCCATAATCTGGGATTGAGATATACTCCAGGTGGCAGTAAGGAGTGGAATAGGATGGTAGAAAATGGTTTCAAACCTGCTCTGGGATTAATGTTTGTAAAGCTGGAGGAGGCAATAGAGTTTTACAATTTATATGCTGTGGCTTGTGGTTTCATACCAAGAAAGTACACACAAACAAGATTCCGTGATGGTTTGATAGACAAAAAATCAATGGTCCGCAATGGACATGGATTCAAAGAGGATCGCAAAAACTCAAACCGTTGTTGA